The Desulfovibrio fairfieldensis sequence CCGTCAGCATTTTTCAGCACCAGGTCGCCGTCCGCTCCGTCCGGGGAAGCCGCCCGCGCTGCCCCTGCCCAGAGCAGTGTGCAGAGACACAGCAAAGCTGTCGGCATGTACAAAAAAAATTTCGGCATGTCCATTCCGCCCGCAGGCCGCATCGGGCGGAAGCCCCGCCCCGGCCGTCATCGTCTACAGCATTTTGCGTTTGAAATAGCTCTAAAACGAAACAGGGCGAGGGAAAGCCCCTCGCCCTGAGGTTTTTACTTCAACGCGCCTTTTTCCTTGAGGTACTTTGCCGCGCCGGGATGGAAGGGAATGGTCACGCCGTCAGCCGCATGCTGCAGCGAAATCTCCGCGCCCTTGTTGTGGGCCTTGGCAACGTCGCCCAGATTTTCAAACAAGGTCTTGGTCAGGGCGTAGGCCACGTCGTCGGGCATATTCTTGTTGGCCACCAGAATGGCCTGCACCGAAAGCGTGGGCACGGCATTTTCCTGGCCTTTGTAGGTCTTGGCCGGGATGGCGTCCTTCACCAGATAGGGGAACTTGGCCACGATTTCATCGGCCTTGGCCCCGTCCAGCGGCACGAAAACCACTTCCTGGGCCGTGGTGATGTCCTGGATGGCCGGATTCGGGGTGCCGATGGTAAAGACGAAGCCGTCCAGCTGGCGGTCCTTGAACTGGTCGGCGGTTTCGCCGTAGGGCAAAAAGATGGGCTCCACGTTCTTGTAGTCCAGGCCGTAGAAGCCGAAGATCTGACGGCAGTTCACTTCATTGCCGCTGCCGCGCGCGCCCACGGAAACCTTCTTGCCCTTGAAGTCTTCCAGCTTGGTCACGCCGCTGTCCTTACTGGCGACCACGTGCAGGTATTCAGGATAGAGACGGGCAATGGCGCGCACGTCCTCGAGCTTGGTACGGAAAGGGGCCTTGCCGTTGAAGGCGGAGTCAGCCACATCGTTCTGCACGATGGCGAAATCCACGTCGCCGGCCTCCACCAGGCGCATATTTTCGCCCGAGGCGCCCGTGGCCTGCGCGGTGATCGCCAGAGCCCCGTTGCTTTTGGAGGTGAGCACCTGACCGATGGCGCCGCCCAGGGGAAAGTAGACCCCGGAGGTGCCGCCGGTGGCCAGGGTCAGGCGTTTGGCATCGGCAAAAGCCGTGGCGGCGGCCAGAATCAAAGCGCCGGCCAGAACAAGGCTGAAAACTTTTTTCATCTGGGGATACTCCTTGAACAGGGTTGACCCGTCAGACAGGCGGGCCGCGTCCAATGCGACCGCCGTGAGCCACGGGTGGAAAAACGATGGGAACTATGTATGCATACACCAGTGAGGTGCCAAAAGCAAATCAAGAGCGCTCCGGCGCGCCTGAACCAGGCTCTGGCGTCGGTCGGCGCGACAGAGGATTGCCGCTTGCCGTTTACCATTGCTTTGCAGTAAAATGCAAAAATACGTGGGTATTTCATAACCGCATCCGAGGAGGCCGTCCCATGCAACACCGCGTTTTTCTTCCGGGCCTGGCTCTGCTTCTGGCGGGCAGCCTGCTGCTCACCGGCTGCGCCAGCCAGTACGGCGCGCAAAAAACCAAGGTCAACTATTATCCGCAGTGTTACCAGCCCGTGGCCCAGTTGCGGCAGGATGAGAACAGCACCGGCACCAGCACCGCCGTCGGCGCGGCCGGGGGCGCTTTGCTGGGCGCGCTGATCGGCGGCCTGGCTACCGGCAAAGTGGAAGGCGCGGTGGCCGGTGCGGCCGTGGGCGGCGTGTCCGGCGCGGTGGCCGGCAACATTTACGGCAAATCCCAGGCCCGGGACCGGGACGCGGCCTATCTTCAGGCCTATTCGCGCCAGCTGGGTTCCGAAGCGGCCAGCATGAACCGCGCCACGGCGGCGGCCAAGGTGGCGGCCAAGTGTTATGACGAACAGTTTCAGCTGGCGGCCAATCAGTTCAAGGCCGGACAGATCACCCGGCTGGACTTTCAGGACCGCTACAATGAGATCCGCAGCGGCCTGGAGGAGACGTCCTTCATCCTGAACAGCACGGCTACGACCATGGCCCAGAAGGACAGCGAATATCAGCGGGCTCTGGCCGAACAATACACCGCCGCCGAACCGGCCTCCGCCAAGCGCGCCAGCACGGCCAAAAGCGGCAAGCGCGCGACCGGACGCCCGGCTCCGGCCCCGAGCCAGAGCAACGTCACGGCCCAGGCCGAACAGTGGAAGACCTCCCGCGAGGAACTGGAAAGCACGCGACAGGATGTGGACTCGCGCCTGAACGCCTATCAGCAGACAGTGGACAATCTCTTGATCTGACCCGCGCCGTCCCGCTCCGCACTTCCGTTGCGGGCGGGACGCGTTTTGCCCTGCCGGGCAGCTTGTGAAAGTGGAGCTTGCGCATGACAGACGGCGAAAATAAGACTTCCGGCTCCACTGCCGGTACAACGCCCCTCCCGATGGAAAACGTCGCGCCCCGGACGCCGCCCGTGGCGATACCCTGGTACCGGCGACCCTGGTTCTGGGGTCTGCTGCTTTTTCTGTGCCTCCTGTTGCTGGCGGCCTGGCTGCTCCGGAAGGAATGGCAGGGCGCGGAAGCCCGGCGTGCGGCCTTGGAAAAACAAACAGCGGAAGCCCGGCACAACAACGAGGCGCGCGAGGCTTTTTTACGGCAACTGCGCTTGCTGCTTGAAAAAGACCCCTGCGATATCCAGCGCGAGCTGAACAGGCTCAGCCCGCCGCCGGGCGTGGTCTGGCCGCCGCTGTCCACGCCCTCCCCTTCTCCGGCCGCCACGCCTGAAGCTCCTGTGGCAACGCCCGCGTCGCCCCCGGCTGTCCAACCGCAGGCCTCGACGCCCGCCCCGCCGACCAGCGTGGCAGAACTTCTGGAGCAGGGCACGGTACTGGTGCTGGCCCAGAGAAAGGAAGGACTCTCCATGGGCTCCGGCTTTTTTGTGGCTCCCGGCTACATTGTAACCAATGCCCATGTGGTGGGCGACGCCACCCAGGCCATTGTCACCAACAAAGCCACCAGGGGCCTGCTGACCGCCAAAGTTCTGCGCACTACCCAGTCCGGCGGACGCGATTTCGCCGTGCTTCAGGTGCAGGGCGCGCCCTCGATCACGCCGCTCAAGCTGGCCGCCGACATCAAACGCACCGAACGGGTCAGCGCCTGGGGCTTCCCCGGCGCGGTCACCGTGGATGATCCCAAATTCGCGGCCCTCTTGCAGGGCAATGCCGCCGCCGCGCCGGAAGTCGTTTATACCGACGGCTCGGTGAGCGTGATCCTGCAACGCGATCCGCCGCTCATCGTGCACACGGCCACGGTTTCCCAAGGCAACAGCGGCGGCCCGCTGGTCAACGACAAAGGCGAGGTGGCGGGCATCAATACCTTCATCAAGCTGGACGACGAATCCTACCGCCAGTCCAGCCTGGCTATCGTCAGCGCCAGCCTGGCCGACTACCTGCGTTCCGTGGGGATTCCATTCAGTCTGGCGGCCCCGCCCGCCGCTCCGGCGGCCAAAGCCGCCGGAGGTGGCAAGCCATGAGCGCCCGGATTGCCGTCAGCCTGCGCGGTCAGATGCGGGCCCTTGCCAGCCAGGGTATTTTCGCCACGGATTGCTATGCCCAGATGCGGGCCATCCTGCTTCAGAAACTGGGGCCGGAGCACGCGGCCCTGCTGGCCGAACCCCAGCACGACGCGGAAGGCCGCAATGTGGACTGGTATGCCGCAGGCCAGGGAGAGGCACGGCCCGTCAAAGAACTGCCTGAAGCCGAGGCCCAGGCCCTGCGCGCCAAAGCCGGCGGCCTCGCCAAGGATATCCTGAACCTTTCCCGGTCCCTGACCGCCGAGGCCCAGGCCCGGCAGGCTCTTTCAGGCCAACTGCTGCAACTGGCCCTGCAGCACCCGACAGAAGATGATCTCTGGTCCGTGGGCGGCAAACCGGTCCTGATCAACTGGGGTTTCGCGCCCGGAGC is a genomic window containing:
- a CDS encoding TAXI family TRAP transporter solute-binding subunit, whose product is MKKVFSLVLAGALILAAATAFADAKRLTLATGGTSGVYFPLGGAIGQVLTSKSNGALAITAQATGASGENMRLVEAGDVDFAIVQNDVADSAFNGKAPFRTKLEDVRAIARLYPEYLHVVASKDSGVTKLEDFKGKKVSVGARGSGNEVNCRQIFGFYGLDYKNVEPIFLPYGETADQFKDRQLDGFVFTIGTPNPAIQDITTAQEVVFVPLDGAKADEIVAKFPYLVKDAIPAKTYKGQENAVPTLSVQAILVANKNMPDDVAYALTKTLFENLGDVAKAHNKGAEISLQHAADGVTIPFHPGAAKYLKEKGALK
- a CDS encoding YMGG-like glycine zipper-containing protein → MQHRVFLPGLALLLAGSLLLTGCASQYGAQKTKVNYYPQCYQPVAQLRQDENSTGTSTAVGAAGGALLGALIGGLATGKVEGAVAGAAVGGVSGAVAGNIYGKSQARDRDAAYLQAYSRQLGSEAASMNRATAAAKVAAKCYDEQFQLAANQFKAGQITRLDFQDRYNEIRSGLEETSFILNSTATTMAQKDSEYQRALAEQYTAAEPASAKRASTAKSGKRATGRPAPAPSQSNVTAQAEQWKTSREELESTRQDVDSRLNAYQQTVDNLLI
- a CDS encoding S1C family serine protease, whose protein sequence is MTDGENKTSGSTAGTTPLPMENVAPRTPPVAIPWYRRPWFWGLLLFLCLLLLAAWLLRKEWQGAEARRAALEKQTAEARHNNEAREAFLRQLRLLLEKDPCDIQRELNRLSPPPGVVWPPLSTPSPSPAATPEAPVATPASPPAVQPQASTPAPPTSVAELLEQGTVLVLAQRKEGLSMGSGFFVAPGYIVTNAHVVGDATQAIVTNKATRGLLTAKVLRTTQSGGRDFAVLQVQGAPSITPLKLAADIKRTERVSAWGFPGAVTVDDPKFAALLQGNAAAAPEVVYTDGSVSVILQRDPPLIVHTATVSQGNSGGPLVNDKGEVAGINTFIKLDDESYRQSSLAIVSASLADYLRSVGIPFSLAAPPAAPAAKAAGGGKP